AGGACGGCCGCTGTCCGGCGTGCCCTCCGGAGTGGGGTGATCGACATGCGGCAACCGTAGGAGCGGGCAGGTGCGGAGACCATCCGGCCTGCTTCAGGTTTCGCCGTCGGGTTCTCCACCGGCCCGTGCCCGTACGCCTGTTGACGGCACGCGGCCCCGGCGGACCGGGGGAGCCGGCGCGGTCATGGCCGGCTCCGGGGCCGTCGGCCCCGGAGCCTGAAAGCCGCCCCGTCCGCGCTCAGTTGGGCAGTGCGCCGTTCGGCAGCTCGACATCGGCGCCGAGTTCCACGAGCTTCTCCATGAAGTTCTCGTAGCCGCGGTTGATCAGGTCGATGCCGTGCACCCGGGAGGTGCCCTGCGCCGCCAGTGCCGCGATCAGGTACGAGAAGCCGCCGCGCAGGTCGGGGATGACCAGGTCGGAGCCCTGCAGCTTGGTGGGCCCGGAGACGACCGCGGAGTGCAGGAAGTTGCGCTGGCCGAAGCGGCAGGCGGAACCGCCCAGGCACTCGCGGTAGAGCTGGATGTGCGCGCCCATCTGGTTGAGCGCGGAGGTGAAGCCCAGCCGGGACTCGTAGACCGTCTCGTGCACGATCGACAGGCCCGACGCCTGGGTCAGCGCGACGACCAGCGGCTGCTGCCAGTCCGTCTGGAAGCCGGGGTGGACGTCGGTCTCCAGGGCGATGGCGTTGAGCAGGCCGCCCGGGTGCCAGAAGCGGATGCCCTCGTCCTCGATCTCGAAGGCGCCGCCGACCTTGCGGAAGGTGTTGAGGAAGGTCATCATCGACCGCTGCTGCGCGCCGCGGACGTAGATGTTGCCCTCGGTGGCCAGCGCCGCGGACGCCCAGGAGGCCGCCTCCAGGCGGTCCGGGAGGGCGCGGTGGGTGTAGCCGTCGAGTTTGTCGACACCGGTGATCCGGATCGTCCGGTCGGTGTCCATGGAGATGATCGCGCCCATCTTCTGCAGCACGCAGATGAGGTCCTCGATCTCCGGTTCCACGGCGGCGTTCGACAGCTCGGTGACGCCCTCGGCCAGGACGGCCGTCAGCAGCACCTGCTCGGTCGAGCCGACCGACGGGTAGGGCAGCCGGATCTTGGTACCGCGCAGCCGCTGCGGGGCTTCCAGGTACTGCCCGTCGGCGCGCTTCTCGATCGTCGCGCCGAACTGGCGCAGCACGTCGAAGTGGAAGTCCACGGGCCGGCCGCCGATGTCGCAGCCGCCCAGACCGGGGATGAAGGCGTGGCCGAGGCGGTGCAGCAGCGGGCCGCAGAACAGGATCGGGATCCGGGAGGAGCCCGCGTGGGCGTCGATGTCCGCGACGTTGGCGCTCTCCACGTGGGACGGGTCGAGGACCAGCTCGCCCGGCTCGTCGCCCGGGCGCACCGTGACGCCGTGCAGCTGCAGCAGCCCGCGCACCACGCGTACGTCGCGGATATCGGGCACGTTGCGCAGTCGGCTGGGGCCGCTCCCGAGGAGGGCGGCGACCATGGCCTTGGGCACAAGGTTCTTCGCGCCGCGAACCCGGATCTCGCCCTCGAGCGGGGTGCCGCCGTGGACAAGCAGTACGTCGTCAGTAGAGACGGTCATGGATCTCGCGTTCCTGGAGACGGGCAGGGGCCAAGCCAAAATGGTAAGGGCGGCGGAGGGTGTACCCGTAGGCCCGTGCGTGCTTTGACCATGTAATGGCTTTGTCACAACACGCTCCGCTACGATCAGTCTTTGCTCTGTAATCGCCCTTTGGGGGAATTGCCGGGGAATGTCCCCAATGGGCTGTCCGGCGCCGAGGGTGTGCGCCGGTGCTGCCGCCGTACGCCCTGCCCTGCTCTCGCACGGGTCCGGGCGTTGACTCCCCGCTCCGGGCAGAAGTGCGGGATCATGTGGCCATGACCGAGGTGTCCTCGCTCACAGGCCGGCTTCTTGTCGCGACCCCCGCGCTCGCCGATCCGAACTTCGACCGCGCGGTGGTGCTGCTCCTCGACCACGACGAGGAGGGCTCCCTCGGCGTGGTCCTGAACCGTCCCACCCCCGTCGGCGTCGCGGACATCCTCGCGCCCTGGGCCTCGCTGGCCGGTGAGCCGGGAGTGGTCTTCCAGGGCGGACCGGTGTCGCTGGATTCGGCGCTCGGGGTGGCCGTGGTGCCGGGCGGGCTGTCCGGTGAGGGCGGGGTCCCGTCGGTGGACAGCGGCGCCCGGCCCCAGGACGACGGCGCGGAGATGGCCGGTGTGCCGGCCGCGGACCGGGCGGACGTGCAGTCGGGTGACGAGCCGCTGGGCTGGCGCAGGGTGCACGGAGCGATCGGTCTGGTCGATCTGGAGGCCCCTCCGGAGCTGCTCGCGGCGGTGCTGGGCAGTCTGCGGATCTTCGCCGGGTACGCGGGCTGGGGGCCGGGCCAGCTGGAGGACGAACTGGTCGAGGGCGCCTGGTACGTGGTCGAGTCCGAGCCCGGCGATGTCTCCTCGCCCGACCCGGAGCAGCTGTGGCGCGCGGTGCTGCGCCGGCAGCGCAACGAGCTGGCGATGGTGGCCACCTATCCGGATGATCCGTCGCTGAACTGAATCCGGATGGCGCTGTGCGGCGCGGCCGGTGCGGGGGGCGTGGGTCACGGGCCGGATTTTGTTGACGACTTGATTATTGTGACGGCTTCGTCATGGGGAAATGTCAGTGCCCGTCGCTATGGTGCGGGATGACAGGGGACGGTGCGCGGCCGCGTCGGCGGGGCCGTGCTGGACAAACGGGGAGAGGCCATGCACAGGCCGAGCGTGCCCGAGGATCTGGACCACCCGGAGCGCCTGTGGGCGCGCGCCGCGACGCTGGCGGTAGTGGCGGCCGCCGTGGACGACGGGGACGAATTCTCCTGGAGCGACCAGGGATTGCAGTGCTGGAACGTCGGCGGCAGCTACTGGTGGCGGCTGAAGATGTTCGAGGACGGCCGGGCCCTGCTGTGCGGCCAGGACTCCGACGGCAGTCACACGCACAGCGGAGGCCGGCAGATCGACTTCCTGGACGGCGGCCCCGAGTGGCTGCCCTGGGAGGAGCTGCGGGAGGACGCCGCCGGCAATCTCTTCGGCTTCGTCTACTGGTGGCAGGACGGCGCCTGGGCCCGCGCGCCGTACCCCGAGAAGATGCCGGACGACGGCCTGGAGACGGCCATGAGCTGGGTCGCGCCCGGTGACGACGCGATCCGGGAGATCGCCGAGGACCTGGCGGCCCGCACGGAGACCGAGGTCGACGCCATGACGGCGGT
This genomic stretch from Streptomyces nigrescens harbors:
- a CDS encoding YqgE/AlgH family protein — protein: MTEVSSLTGRLLVATPALADPNFDRAVVLLLDHDEEGSLGVVLNRPTPVGVADILAPWASLAGEPGVVFQGGPVSLDSALGVAVVPGGLSGEGGVPSVDSGARPQDDGAEMAGVPAADRADVQSGDEPLGWRRVHGAIGLVDLEAPPELLAAVLGSLRIFAGYAGWGPGQLEDELVEGAWYVVESEPGDVSSPDPEQLWRAVLRRQRNELAMVATYPDDPSLN
- the murA gene encoding UDP-N-acetylglucosamine 1-carboxyvinyltransferase, with protein sequence MTVSTDDVLLVHGGTPLEGEIRVRGAKNLVPKAMVAALLGSGPSRLRNVPDIRDVRVVRGLLQLHGVTVRPGDEPGELVLDPSHVESANVADIDAHAGSSRIPILFCGPLLHRLGHAFIPGLGGCDIGGRPVDFHFDVLRQFGATIEKRADGQYLEAPQRLRGTKIRLPYPSVGSTEQVLLTAVLAEGVTELSNAAVEPEIEDLICVLQKMGAIISMDTDRTIRITGVDKLDGYTHRALPDRLEAASWASAALATEGNIYVRGAQQRSMMTFLNTFRKVGGAFEIEDEGIRFWHPGGLLNAIALETDVHPGFQTDWQQPLVVALTQASGLSIVHETVYESRLGFTSALNQMGAHIQLYRECLGGSACRFGQRNFLHSAVVSGPTKLQGSDLVIPDLRGGFSYLIAALAAQGTSRVHGIDLINRGYENFMEKLVELGADVELPNGALPN